The following DNA comes from Eleginops maclovinus isolate JMC-PN-2008 ecotype Puerto Natales chromosome 8, JC_Emac_rtc_rv5, whole genome shotgun sequence.
GTGAGACCCTGCCAGTTGAGTATATGGGAGCGAAGCCCCTATGTATGAATCAGTACTACAAAGTGCTGTCGTCCTGCCGTATCCCCGGCCTGAAGAGCGACTCGGTGGTGAACCACGCCAAGAGCTCCAGGCCCCCGACACACATCACTGTAGTGCACAACTTTCAGGTGAGTGGAGCACTGCTGGAAGATGCACCTTTTTGTACCAGGCCCTGAATCACAAGGCAAATTAGAAAGGCTCTTTGAGAGGCCTGACTGAGCCTCCCCTGTCTCTCCTCCACCTGGACTCAGTTCTTTTACCTGGAGGTGTACAACAGCGACGGGACTCCACTGACAGCCGATCAGCTGTGTGTTCAGCTGGAGAGGATCTGCCGCTCCTCACAGACAGCCATGGAGCCCGTCGGCATCCTCACCACCCAGCACCGGAACTCCTGGGGCAAGGCCTACGTCACCCTCATCAAGGGTGAGATAAAACACCCCTGATCTCAGCGAGGTAAAGTCTTCTCCGATAGCGGAAAATCACTCTCATGCGTGCTTATGTTCTAGATAAGACCAACAAGAAATCGGTGTCGGCCATCCAGAGGAGCATCTTCATTCTGTGTTTGGACGGAGCGATGCCTCAGGTGTCCGACGAGACGTACCGCAGCTCGGCCGCCGTCCAGATGCTGCATGGAGGAGGCAGCCAGTGGAACAGTGGCAACCGCTGGTTCGACAAGACGCTTCAGGTGACACACAAGTTCAGTCTTTGACCTGCAGTTCAGTTGCAAAGTTTCCCTTCTTGATTTCGACCGGAAGGACTTGACTGGCTCTAACAGATTTAATTTAGCTGTAAAAGATGTGATAAGCTAAGGTGATTGAATGATGATGCCAATGTTTCACACGTTCTTACTCTGTGTTCTGTCCTCAAAAAGTGTCTGCTCTTTCTCTCAGTTTATTATTGGAGAAGACGGGACATGTGGGGCGAACTATGAGCATGCCCCAGCTGAGGGCCCCCCTATAGTGGCCCTGATCGACCATGTTGTGGAATACACGTAAGTAGATCGTTTGGGTTTGGATTTGTTCTTGTTGTAGCAAGTTAAGCCACAAGACAGAGCGCaggaaagggagggaaatgGTTGCTTGCTTTCCCCCTTCTGTCCACTCTCCACTGATTGTCTGATACTATATGAACAACCCTACCTACCCTATGAAATATACGGAGTGGGAGTGCATTACCTCCTTTCCTTTTGATGGTAAAGGAGGTaataaaggaagcattgaagaTCCTTTTCTTCTTGAGAATTTAAATAGCTGACACTTTAAGTATTTCCGAGTCATGTCACTTCGTTAGGAACGTCAGTTTGCAGAAATAACTATCTGATTGCAACCCTAACGTCATCGTTTGTGTTGATGCAAACAGGAGGAAGCCAGACATGGTGCGGACTCCTATGGTGCCTTTGCCCATGCCCCAAAAACTGCACTTCAACATCACACCAGAGACCAAGAAGGACATCGAGGAGGCCAAGCACGCCATGGACATGTGAGGGATTAACTTATCAACACACTCTGTGGCATTATATCAAGTGCATATATGTTTACGTTGTGTTATGATGGTTATGAGAGGCTCATTTCTCCCCCACAGGCTGGCCCAGGAGCTGGACACCAAGGTCATTGTGTTTGACCACTTTGGTAAAAATATCCCAAAGAGCCACAAGATGAGCCCCGATGCGTTCATACAGGTGGCGCTTCAGCTGGCCTACTACAGGTGAGAGGCTGGGCAGGtgcattgtttttaaagatgcCTTTAACTCTCAGCTAACCAGAGAGCTTCATGCAGGCTGCAATAGGGATGTGTGTGGTCCGGATTATGGTCCTTATGTTTGACTTCTGACTCGATAAAGTCTCGGTAAAAGTAGGACTTCTAAGGTGTTTGAAAGTATTGAACAAAGCCTTTATATCTGCAGCCACTCGCATAAAATACCCGACTCAGACTAAGATGATGGTCGATCTTAACTGTGGGTTATCTAGGAACCAAACATGGAAGAAGAATATCTGCAATGTGATATTTCTGTTGTCCTTCATGAAAAAATGTCGACAGGTCCTTTATTGTGTCCAGTGTTTCATGCTTCAATAGGTTAAACATATGAGCTATTTTCCCCACAGCTCTGTAGAAGTCTAATGTATGCTATATAGgaacttaaattaaaaagagatAAAGGCTAATGCTCCCCTGCTTCTGTCAGAGCATGACCTCCACCAGTCCGTTTTCCCACAGCCTGTCTCTGGTCTCGTCTCTGCAGGATGAACCGGCGCTGCTGTGCCACGTACGAGAGTGCCTCCCTGCGTATGTTCAGATTCGGCCGCACAGATACCATCAGGTCTGCGTCGAGCGCCTCCGCTGCCTTCGTCAGAGCCTTCGATGACCTCAGCAAACAGGTGTGAAGAGACGGGACACACCGCGTTCTTCTACAGAACAATTCTGTGTGGTATATCAGTTTGAGTTGTAATGcttctctccctttcctgttgtcACCAGAACACAGAGAAGGTAGATCTAATGGAGAAGGCTGTTCATGCTCACAGGGCGTATACTAACATGGTGAGTGTCCCCAGCACCAGGACGAGCAACGTCAACATCTAGTAATACATCTTAGTCAACAAATATACGTGAATGTATCTAAGAAGCACTGAGTGAGGATCATGTTCTTCCTTTGTGACATGTTCCTTCattaccatgaacacacacacacactagtttaTTTAGACTCAACCCACTAAACACACTCCTTCTGTCTAAATACTCACCTAAGCACCACCAGAtcccccaaaacacacatactATTCCGTCTTGTTTGAGGCCCTGCTTAGTCAAATACAGCTTTATTGAATGTGTTCTTCCAGCTCAAGGAATATATAGACTACAGCATGTGTAATTTAATAAGTAGTAAACATCTGTTGACTAACATGATTCTCCCCCTCAGGCGATCAGTGGCCAGGCGATAGACCGACACCTCCTGGGCCTTAAGATGATCGCTCTGGAGGAGAAAGTCTCCATTCCTGACATCTACACGGACCCCGCCTACGCCAAAGCCTTAGAGTACAAGCTCTCTACAAGTCAGGTATGAGCCGGCGCTGTGTATAGAACCACATTAGACAAAGCTATCGGTCTTCTGACCCCTACATTCTCATCCCAAGGTCCCGTCCAAGACCGACTGCGTGATGTGCTTCGGCCCGGTCGTACCCAACGGATACGGTGTGTGCTACAACCCCATGGACGACCACATCAACTTTGCTGTGTCGTCCTTCAACAGCTGTACAGAAACAAACGCTGCACATCTGGCCCGGGCCGTGGAGGCTGCCCTGC
Coding sequences within:
- the crata gene encoding carnitine O-acetyltransferase, whose protein sequence is MWGICCRTMVGMAKPCGLMKPCHLVKPVSVTRVSGRYLTHQKGLPTLPVPPLQQTCERYISALEPVVEADELKHTKELVDAFQRAGGVGERLQKSLEKRAQNTENWLSEWWVQIAYLDYRLPVVVHSSPGLVLPRMNFRDKQGQIRFAAKLIAGVLDFKTMIDNETLPVEYMGAKPLCMNQYYKVLSSCRIPGLKSDSVVNHAKSSRPPTHITVVHNFQFFYLEVYNSDGTPLTADQLCVQLERICRSSQTAMEPVGILTTQHRNSWGKAYVTLIKDKTNKKSVSAIQRSIFILCLDGAMPQVSDETYRSSAAVQMLHGGGSQWNSGNRWFDKTLQFIIGEDGTCGANYEHAPAEGPPIVALIDHVVEYTRKPDMVRTPMVPLPMPQKLHFNITPETKKDIEEAKHAMDMLAQELDTKVIVFDHFGKNIPKSHKMSPDAFIQVALQLAYYRMNRRCCATYESASLRMFRFGRTDTIRSASSASAAFVRAFDDLSKQNTEKVDLMEKAVHAHRAYTNMAISGQAIDRHLLGLKMIALEEKVSIPDIYTDPAYAKALEYKLSTSQVPSKTDCVMCFGPVVPNGYGVCYNPMDDHINFAVSSFNSCTETNAAHLARAVEAALQDMRTLLEQTPRAKL